The genomic DNA TTCGGAGTCCGTTTCGTCTTCGTGATGGGTTGATCGCATTGGCCTCATCGCCGTTGCAGGGAAACCTATACGGAAAAGAACAGGAGATCGCATTCAGGGATCTCCTTGGCGAATGCGGCGTTGTTCGGCTTGGGAAGGACGAGACATATAGCGCAAGTAGGAAGTGGAGAAGCGCCCTTGACAAGCTTGGGTTCATCTATCCGAAGTTGAAGGGTGACGAGGAAGTCCTCCAAGACCAGCTTGGTACTCCCGGGATGATCACGGAGAACGGAAGACGCTTGGTCGAAACCGAAAGCGTTGCCGGTTGGCAGGAATGCTACCTGCGTTCCCTGGCGGCCATGTACATTGCCGATGGCGATAGGCTTTTTTCCCCTCTCCGCCACACCGTGGCTATTATGGCCGAACTTGACAAGGCTGTTGGAGACAGTTCCCTGAGCTTCATCGAAGTTGCCTTGTTCATTCAGCTCCTCCCTGGCGGTAAAACGCCATCAGAAATCGCCAGCGAGATCATCGAGTTCAGAAAGAAGCGGGATGCGGCAGAAAGAAAAAAGGATTTTTACAGGGAGCAAACCGAAGCTCTGTCGAAGCGGTTTGGCAAGAAATATGGCACGTTCGCCGATTATGCCGACACCAACATCCGCTACCTGAAGGCGACTGGACTGGTCAATCGGAAGGGGCGTGGAATAGTTCTCGTCCCTGATAAGCGGGTCTTGGTTGATAGGCTTATCCAGTATACAGCCATTCCCGAAAGTCCGCTTGATCGGTACAAGACTCTTTGCGCCGGCGCACCGCTTCCGATCGACGAGAAAGACAGCGCCTTGGCAGTGCTCTACGATCTCGTGGAAAGGCTGAAGGAGAAGGGTGTCGCTTTCGACCTTGCGGCCAAATCCCTTGATACACCACAGGACATTGCCGTCGTCAGGCACGAGATCGAAGACGCTTTGGCAAGGATACGGGAAGAGGAATACGCTGCCGCCCAAGCGATCATGGGCGAGGAGATTTCCGAGTACATAGGGCTTTTGGTCGGCAAGAAGAAGACGAAGACGCTGAGCAGTGGCGACACGATCTCTATTCCGAACGGTGAAGCTCCGGCATATTTCGAGTGGATAATCTGGCGTGTCTTCCTTGCAATCGACTCCTTGGTCAACAAACCATGGGATGCCCGTCGGTTCAAGATTGACCAAGATTTTCTCCCTGTCGGCACTGCTCCTGGAAACGGGCCGGATATCGTCTTCGAGTTTGACGACATGGTTGTCGTGGTCGAGGTCACCCTTACGTCTTCTTCCAGGCAAGAGGCCGCCGAGGGAGAACCTGTCAGAAGGCATGTGGCAAAATATGCGGAAGACTTTGACGGATCCAAACTTGTCTTCGGTTTGTTCCTCGCCGTCAACATTGACACCAACACTGCCAACTCTTTCCGGCTTGGTGAGTGGTATTTGAAGGACGACAGGAAAATCGGGCTACAGATCGTGCCGATGACCCTCGACGATTTCAAGGCTATATGGGATGCGGCTTCCGACAGGCCGTCTGTCATCCTGCCAAAGCTTAAAGACCTGATGCGAGACTGCCGAATGTACAGCAACGACTCTGCTCCGCAATGGAAGAAAAAGGTGTCGGACCTGGCCTCGAAGACGGCCTTATCCCTCAAGCAATAGCTATTCAATCCGTTTCCCCCGCCCGGAAGCCGCACACGAGAGAAGGGGGCGGCTTCTTTTCTTTCTTTTTTCCTTTCCTCTCCTTTTCACCAGCCGATCCACCATGTCTATGATCGCCGACGTCGGGCATGTGAATAATCTTGTTTCCCCCCACGCCCTCAAGTGACGGGTGAATAAGAAAACCGAGTGAAGGGGGGCCGATCCTTTGGCCTCCTTTTCTTCTTTTTTTCTTTTTTTAAAGTTCCTTTTTCGCCGGAAAATCGGCTCTGCGAGTGGCGATCTGCCTTCCCTGGATGGTATGATTCCAGGAAAAGAAGGATAGGTTTGTACCTGCCGGAGGAGGCATGACATCGACGTGCGCATAACGGAGCACGCTCGTGATCGCATGGCGGAGCGGAACATCACCGTCCCCATTGCGCTTGCTTGCGTTGCGTGTGGCAACGCGGCATTATTTGATGGGCTTCACGGCCGTCACAGTGCCGTATTTCGATACAAAGAAAATCGTCACGGTCTACAATGGAAGACCGTACGAGTACATCGGGCGCACCACGGAGCCGCGTCACACACGCGACCCGACCTGCTCCGTGATTTGATCGGGCGGAAGTTCCGCCCAGGATCCCCGCGTGGCTCGGGGCGTCCGAACCAACGTTGCTCACAAGCGGGAACACCACCCGTCAGGGAACACCACCCGAGAGCGAGGCATATCTCGATTTTTGGCCCCCTGATGGGGGCCTTTTTCTTCTCTTTCATCAGCCAAAAAGTGCTTGGAATCAGTAAAATGCCATGGCGCTCACTGGTTTTTCTAAATCAAGAAAATATTGCTTTGGGCGCCATAAAAACTTGACTTTTGTGTTGGCAGTGTGAAATATTCACACTATCAACGGCGGCGATGACCGCCTTCAAAACAAGGAGAATGAGAATGAGGAACGAGATTAACGGAACGGAAATCATTGCAGAAGAGCTTGTCAAGGCAATCGTCGAAAAGATCAATCACGAACCTGGTGATCGTGCGTATGCCGGAAACAATTACGGACAGATACACTTTCACGAACAGTATCTTTACTTCAACCTCGCCGACGGCACAGTTGAACTTTTGAGCGCACCGCAGGGATGCGTCCCGGGAAACTGCGACGAGCACTTTCATGTCGCGTGTGTCAACGATCCTGTCATCGAGTCAGACCTCGATGAAATCGACAGCGAGGATCTCGAGGAGATGAAGGAAGCCTGGGCGGACGACCGCGACGGCAAAGCACGCGACATCGCATGGCGTATCGGCAAAGAAGTGTGCGAATATGCGTTGTGCAACAACGAATGCTGGGACGCTGAGAGCATCACCGAGATCGCTCCCGACTTCGACAGTCTTGACCCGGCTTCCCCGACCTTCGTCGATGATGCGGCAGCAATGATAAACGCCGCCGTCGAATTTCGGCACGAGCTTGCGAACACCGCGGAGAATATTGGTGGCTTGGTTGAGGACTGGATCAACGACAAGATCGACGACTAGCCACACCACCCAGTCGGCACCAGAGCCGACGAATGAAGGCCCCTCCGGGGGCCTTTTCTATTGCCCGTGGCCCGTGTCGGCCACAACCCGCACCTGACCGCCTCCGTCCATCCTCACACCTCCCAGGCCCATTTCCCGCCTCTGCCCCGTCGCCGACATCATCGCCTCCGCATCGCCGCCCCAGCCCCCGCACCAACCTCCACCTCCCTCCCCCCCAATTTTCATCTTTTTCAACTTTTTTTGTCCCGCAAGTTTCTCGAACCTGCCGCCGAGGCGAATAAGTAAGTATGGGGCTCGGGGAAATCGCCCCGGCGAAATGCCCCCAAAAAGGCTCACGGAAGCCATTGTTGCTTCCTTTTTTTCTTTTATTTCAATCGCATGGGAAACGGATGTGAACAGATGGCAAAGCAGAACGGAGCCGGTCGCAAACAGACCGACTGGACGGAGATCAGGACGAAATACGTCCTCGGTGTCGCCGGTTCTGAAGGCACGGCCATCTCGTATCCCTCGTACGCCACCCTTGCGGCTGAATATGGCCTGAGTACCTCGACGATCAGTCGTCGGGCAAGGGACGAAGGCTGGAAGAAAGACAGGGAAGCTGCGCAAAGGGCGGTGACGGAAAGGGTGATGGAGGCGGTCATCGCCGACACGGCCGAGTTCTGTGTCAGGGTGCGAAACAGCGCCCTGCGGACGATCGAGAAGGTCGCCCAGGACAACGAGAACACGGTCATGGCCGAAGGGCCGCAAATGTCGGTCGGGCAACGTTCTGTTGTCGTTACAACGGCCAAGGAAATCCTGGAAATCGTCAACGCCATGGGCGGCGGGAACGACGACGAAAGCTATCGTCGCACGATCAACGCCATCAGGATTTCCGCGCAAAACGGGGAAGTCGCCCTCCTGCTCGACGACGTGGAGGTCGTCGAAGGCGAGAACACGGTGATAGAATGACCGGGCCGAAGGCAATCCTGCCGGCAAGTGTCACTGTCGACCGGTTCTCCCCGAAACAACTGGTCCTGCAGAACTGGTGGACGACGGAAAAGCTCCGCTGGCACAAGTACATCTTGGCAGTTGGCGCTATCAGGACCGGGAAGTCTTTGGGGCTGTCTATAGGGTATACGTCCTGGGTCATGGAGACGTTCCGTGGTTCGAAGACGAACCATATCGTCGCCGCCCAGACCAAGGGGGCGCTCGAGCAGAACGTCCTTCCTTACCTCGCTTACGGGCTGAAACTTCTCGGTTACAGGGCGACGTACAACCAGTCCAAAGGCCTCCTGACGGCGGCCGATCAGGTATTTCGGTGCCTCGGCGCACCGCATGAACGAAGCCAGGACGTTCTCCAGGGCTTCACTGCCGCATCGACGTTTCTCGACGAGGCGGCGCTTCTTCCGAAGAACTTCGTGGACCAGGCAATAGGCAGGTGCATAATGGAACCTCGGGCGAGGCACTGGCTGAACTGCAACCCTGGAGCGCCGTCGAACTTCATCAAGAAGGAGTTCGTCGACCAAGCGATCAACGCCCTGGAAGTCAGGTTCCGGTTGGAAGACAATCCCGGTCTGCCAGAGTCCGAGATCCTGGCCATCAAAAGGAAATACCCGTCCGGCGTGTTCCGGAAACGGTACGTGGACGGGTTGTGGGCATTGGCCGAGGGGCTGGTCTACAGCACTTTCGACGAGGACGTTCATGTCGTCGACATGGACCGCATCGTCAAACAGCGTCTGGCCGACAAGCCGAACAGGCAGCCGTTCCGCTACTATGCGGTCGGATGCGACTACGCCGGCGGCGACGACGCATTGGTGTTCACGCTTTACGGCTACGATCATCACGACCACAGGAAAACGTCGTTTTACTGCCTCCGGGAGTTCTACTTCAGGCCGGACCCGGAGAACGGGATCAAGCGCAAAACGCATTCGGACATGGCCGACGAGATGGTCAAGTTCTTGGCCGGTATCCGGCCACGGTTTATCGCCGTGGACCCGGGCGGCGGCGGCACGGCCTTTATCACTGAACTTCAACGCCGTGGCCTTCCGGCCAAAGCGGCGGCGAAGGGGCCTGACAGTATCCTGGCCGGTATCGAGTTCGTCTCGGATCTGCACACGCAGAACCAGATCTACTACGACAAGCGCCGTTGCCCGAACATGATACGCGAGAAACTGGCGTATTCGTGGGACGACAAGAAGTTGACCCCGGTTCCGATCGGCGGTGACGACCACTGCCTTGATGCGGAACGCTACTTCTTCTCGACCGGCTTCGGCTCGAACAAGCGTGCGGCGATCGTCGGCGCATCCGGCACGGCCGTCGCATAACGAACCAATGCCACCAGGCCGCTTCTTTTAGCGGCTTTCCTTTTTCATCTTTTTCAATCATTTGGAGACCAATCATGGACTACCTCATCATAGCCCTCGTGGCCATTGCCCTGGTCGTCGGCGTCGCTTTCTTCGTGTTCACGGAGCGCGACAAGATCGCCGAAACCGTCGCCGACGCTGTTGACGACGTTGCGACCGGCGCATCCAATGCGATTTCCCACGCCGCTAAAGAAGCGGCGGAAGAGCTGGACAAGCTCCGGAAATAATCACTCTGACCGGCCGGACCTGATCACCCGGCCAACTTTTCCCCGCCACAGCCAGAGCCTCCTGGGCTCGGCGGGGTGACCGCAGCGGCTTACCGACCGCAATCCACCGTCTCCTCCCCGGAGACCGGGGACACCACCACATCCTTGTCTCCTTGACACAGTGTCCCCCACCGGGGGCGGCGCCACTCCTCGCCGCCCCCGCACTTTTCGTCTTAGAGGCAAAAGAAAAAAAGGAAGGAAGCCGCATGAGCGACTTGAAAAATATCATCGACCGCCGCCATCCGGACTACCTGCTCACGGCTCCGAGGTGGGAGTTCCTGCACTCGGCCGTGTTCGACGACTCGAAGGTCTTTGCGATGGACGTTCTCGAGAAGCTCGTCGGCGAAAGCGACGAGACGTACGCCGTCCGAAAGAGGCTGGTTTGGCGTGACAACCTGTGCCGGATCCTGTTGGATACGGTTTGGGGATACTTGAAGCAGGACGGTCCGGCGAGGGAAGACAAAGGGGTGCCGGAAGTCGTGAAGCGGTTCGTGAAAAGCGCAGACCTGGACGGCCAGGACCTGACCAGTTTTCTCTTGTCGGCCGGGTACAAGGCGGCGGTGATGGGCGTCTCGTACATCATCGTCGATCAGGCGAAAAACTTGAAGGGTCACTACGACCCCGACCTCCGGACTTATGCTTATGTCGTCTCGCCGCTCGACGTTGTTGACGTCGCATACGACGAAGCCGGCACGATGTTGTGGGCCATGATCCGGGAATATTACCGTGACGTTGGCGACCCGCTGACCGCCACTGGCGACACGAACGTCCGCTACCGGCTATGGACGAAAGACGCATGGATGCTGTTCGACGACCAGGGCGAACGCATGGCCGACGAGAGCGGCATGGATATGTCAGGCAAACACAAAGCCGGTCGTGTCCCTGTCGTCCCAGTATTCCACGGCGGTACCAGGGTCACGCCGTACAAGGGGCTGTCACTGCTCGACGGCGTTGCCGACAAAGATGCGGCGATCGTGAACTTGTGGTCGCAACTGATGAGATCTATCGCAGCCACTGCGATGCCCATCCCGACGATCCCGGCAACTGACGTCGCCGCAAACCTCGTCGTCGCCGACCCGACCGATACAGAGCTGGTCAACGAGGTCGACGCAAGGCTCCGGAGCTACTTGCAACTGTCCCAGGAATCGGCATTCATTTACGATGCCCAGGCCTCCGACGGCCCCCGCTACTTGGTGTGGGACGCCGCCAATATCGGCCCGATCAGGGAAGTCCTGGAAAGCCTCCGCAAGTCCGTCTTCTCGAACCTCGGCCTCGGCGGCCAGGCCACGGAAAAGGCCGGTGTCGAGTCCGGCGTCGCCAAGGCCTACGACTTCCATGCGGCCAACAAGCGTTGCGCCGCAATCGCCGACACGCTCGAAGTCGCCGAAAAAACGATCATCGAGATCGTCGGCAACTACAACGGCGTGTCGACCGCCAACTATGCAACCGATTGGCCCGAGGATTTCGACGTTCAGACCATGGCCGCCCGTATCGACGAGTACACCGAACTCCTGCTCCTGGTCGAATCCAAGAGCTTCCGGGCCGCCCTGCAGAAAAAGCTGATGGCCGACGCATTGCCCAAGGCCGACCGCTCCGCAATGGAAGCCGAGGTCGAGGCCGCAACATCCGCCGAAATGCCGGAAATCGAATAAAAAAGGGAAAAAAGAATGAAAAATATCAGGTTCATGTGCGATAGCGCACGGATGCCGCTGCCGGGCTTGAACCGGGGCAACAAGATCGACAACCTGACTCTGGCTGCCGGTGTTGAAAGTGTCGTGTCGGTCCCCGACGGTGCGAAATCCGTCGTCCTTGGCGGCAAAAATATCGACGTGTGGGTCAACGTTGATGCCACGGCAACCGCTTCCGGCGACGTTGCCGACGGCACCGGGTCCACTTACAACGACTATATCGTCGACGTTTCCGGGGCCGACGAGCTGAACCTGATCTCCGAGACCGGGTGCCGGATCAGCCTCGACTGGAGGAAGTAGGATGATCGGTTTCAACTATCCTTCACCGGCAACCGCTTCTTCCGGCGGCGGCGACGCCGTGGCTGACGGGCAGGGTGCTGTCTTGTCCGTCAATCTTGCCGCCGGCGCTGTCACGCTAACAGAGGCTCAACTCGAGGGTATCGGGACGATCAGGTGCTACGGGACCGTGGCGAACACCGTCGTGACCGTCCCACATCTCGAGGGCCGGACTTTCCTCGTCGACAACGACGCTGACCACAGGGTCACCGTATCCGACGGCCTCGCCGTGGCGGCAGTGATGGACGGCGGAAATAGCCTCGTCTACCTCGGCCCGGAGGGTATTTCGGTTGTCGCGAGTTCCAACGCTGGGCGCACGAAAACACTGAACGTCGCTTACGAAAGCGGCCCGGTGACGCTGACCGACGACTACCTCGACGGCGTTGAGATGTTGATCATTCAGACGTACGACTGGGATGACCCCGAATACGTTCAGCCGACAGACGAGATAGTAATAGTCGTTCCTGCGACAATTCGGAAGTTCGCAGCGATGGACATTGATTTTGGCAGCAGAACGGTCAAGTTTTCGCGTACCGGAGACGATGCAGAATGGGCATCCAGGCTGCCGTCTACAGATTCGATCGGGACGGTATTCGTACACGCCGTCGGCCTGACTGTATCGCCATACGTGTCTACACCTGCCATCGACGAGGCAGACGCGTTCGTCTCCGGAAGCCCGGTAGCCGGACAGGTGCTCGCAATAGCAGAGACGTGGACAAGAGAGTCAATCTACGTACAAGCAGATGTGTTTGCGGTGGGCGCACCGACTGGTACTGTTACGATGCAGCTCCAGGACGAGCTTGGAAACGTCCTCGCTTCCGACGACGGAAGCATGATGGGGACGCCAGGAGTGTGGGGTATCTATCCTGCTGACGCCATCACGGTCGATTTCAACGATCATCCCGACGGGATGCGATTGAAAGTCGTTGCTGTCAACTCTGATGCGACACTGTCTGACATCCGGACCAAAATAGCCGTCTATGACGCGGCGGCAATCTAGTCCAACAACAAGACCAACAAGGCCACCTGGCCTTCCAATATTTGCCCAGGAGCTGACGAGTTCCGGGGCTTTTTTGTCATTTGTTTCCTTTTCGGCCTCTTTTTTCACCGGGTGCGAGACGCACCGGGTGGCAGGGAGGTCAAAACCCTGGGGCTGATCGCGAGATGCCGGATGCCCCGCGGCGAGATGCCGCGAACCCCCTCTACAGGAGAAAACTGATATGAAGCTGTTCCTCGAAAATCTTGACGGCCTCGACGAGAAGAACGCCGCCTACTACGACCAGAAAGAGACCGGCGGCTACGAGCTGAACCTCGACAGGTACACCTCGAACCTCAAGTCGGCCCTGAACGCCGCGAGAGGTGAACGTGACGAGATCAAGGCCAAGTTCAAGGGAATCGACCCCGAGAAGTTCCAGTCCCTGGTGACCGAGAACAAGGACCTCCAGACCAAGATCGCCGCCGGCGTGGCCGACGAAAGCGAGGCGGTCAGGTCCCTGCAAACGCAGATCGAGACCCTGACGGCGGAGAAGTCCGAGATCGAGTCCAGGAGCGAGATGCTCCAGAAGGGATGGGACAACGACCTGCTCGGAAGCGCATTCACCGAGGTGTTGGCGAAGGCCGAGCCGATCAACAACGATATCCGGACCTTGATGTTCTACTGCATGCAGAATGCTCAGGTCCGCGAGGTCAAGAACGCCGACGGCTCCATCAGCCGTGTCCCTGTGCAAGTCGGGAAGGACGGCAAAGTCC from Pseudodesulfovibrio thermohalotolerans includes the following:
- a CDS encoding AlwI family type II restriction endonuclease; amino-acid sequence: MIALASSPLQGNLYGKEQEIAFRDLLGECGVVRLGKDETYSASRKWRSALDKLGFIYPKLKGDEEVLQDQLGTPGMITENGRRLVETESVAGWQECYLRSLAAMYIADGDRLFSPLRHTVAIMAELDKAVGDSSLSFIEVALFIQLLPGGKTPSEIASEIIEFRKKRDAAERKKDFYREQTEALSKRFGKKYGTFADYADTNIRYLKATGLVNRKGRGIVLVPDKRVLVDRLIQYTAIPESPLDRYKTLCAGAPLPIDEKDSALAVLYDLVERLKEKGVAFDLAAKSLDTPQDIAVVRHEIEDALARIREEEYAAAQAIMGEEISEYIGLLVGKKKTKTLSSGDTISIPNGEAPAYFEWIIWRVFLAIDSLVNKPWDARRFKIDQDFLPVGTAPGNGPDIVFEFDDMVVVVEVTLTSSSRQEAAEGEPVRRHVAKYAEDFDGSKLVFGLFLAVNIDTNTANSFRLGEWYLKDDRKIGLQIVPMTLDDFKAIWDAASDRPSVILPKLKDLMRDCRMYSNDSAPQWKKKVSDLASKTALSLKQ
- a CDS encoding PBSX family phage terminase large subunit, which translates into the protein MTGPKAILPASVTVDRFSPKQLVLQNWWTTEKLRWHKYILAVGAIRTGKSLGLSIGYTSWVMETFRGSKTNHIVAAQTKGALEQNVLPYLAYGLKLLGYRATYNQSKGLLTAADQVFRCLGAPHERSQDVLQGFTAASTFLDEAALLPKNFVDQAIGRCIMEPRARHWLNCNPGAPSNFIKKEFVDQAINALEVRFRLEDNPGLPESEILAIKRKYPSGVFRKRYVDGLWALAEGLVYSTFDEDVHVVDMDRIVKQRLADKPNRQPFRYYAVGCDYAGGDDALVFTLYGYDHHDHRKTSFYCLREFYFRPDPENGIKRKTHSDMADEMVKFLAGIRPRFIAVDPGGGGTAFITELQRRGLPAKAAAKGPDSILAGIEFVSDLHTQNQIYYDKRRCPNMIREKLAYSWDDKKLTPVPIGGDDHCLDAERYFFSTGFGSNKRAAIVGASGTAVA
- a CDS encoding phage portal protein, coding for MSDLKNIIDRRHPDYLLTAPRWEFLHSAVFDDSKVFAMDVLEKLVGESDETYAVRKRLVWRDNLCRILLDTVWGYLKQDGPAREDKGVPEVVKRFVKSADLDGQDLTSFLLSAGYKAAVMGVSYIIVDQAKNLKGHYDPDLRTYAYVVSPLDVVDVAYDEAGTMLWAMIREYYRDVGDPLTATGDTNVRYRLWTKDAWMLFDDQGERMADESGMDMSGKHKAGRVPVVPVFHGGTRVTPYKGLSLLDGVADKDAAIVNLWSQLMRSIAATAMPIPTIPATDVAANLVVADPTDTELVNEVDARLRSYLQLSQESAFIYDAQASDGPRYLVWDAANIGPIREVLESLRKSVFSNLGLGGQATEKAGVESGVAKAYDFHAANKRCAAIADTLEVAEKTIIEIVGNYNGVSTANYATDWPEDFDVQTMAARIDEYTELLLLVESKSFRAALQKKLMADALPKADRSAMEAEVEAATSAEMPEIE